A window of Xiphophorus hellerii strain 12219 chromosome 19, Xiphophorus_hellerii-4.1, whole genome shotgun sequence contains these coding sequences:
- the lbh gene encoding protein LBH isoform X2, whose translation MTEVMLSNTPMEDMRLSPSKDRLSFQIFPDPSDFDRCCKLKDRLPSIVVEPTEGEVESGELRWPPEEFLVSEEEEEDEEEQNDCSMQNGQPAQNSQH comes from the exons ATGACTGAGGTGATGTTGAGCAACACCCCCATGGAGGACATGAGGCTCAGCCCAAGCAAGGACAGACTCTCCTTCCAG ATATTTCCGGACCCCTCAGATTTCGACCGCTGCTGTAAGCTTAAAGATCGCCTCCCGTCCATCGTGGTTGAGCCGACGGAAGGGGAAGTGGAGAGCGGAGAGCTTCGCTGGCCTCCAGAGGAGTTTCTTGTCAgcgaggaggaagaagaggatgaagaggagcaaAATGATTGCAGCATGCAAAATGGACAGCCAGCACAGAATTCCCAGCACTAG
- the lbh gene encoding protein LBH isoform X1 has product MSVFAPQIYCPVFVPVPDMTEVMLSNTPMEDMRLSPSKDRLSFQIFPDPSDFDRCCKLKDRLPSIVVEPTEGEVESGELRWPPEEFLVSEEEEEDEEEQNDCSMQNGQPAQNSQH; this is encoded by the exons ATGTCTGTATTTGCCCCGCAGATATACTG CCCAGTGTTTGTGCCCGTCCCAGATATGACTGAGGTGATGTTGAGCAACACCCCCATGGAGGACATGAGGCTCAGCCCAAGCAAGGACAGACTCTCCTTCCAG ATATTTCCGGACCCCTCAGATTTCGACCGCTGCTGTAAGCTTAAAGATCGCCTCCCGTCCATCGTGGTTGAGCCGACGGAAGGGGAAGTGGAGAGCGGAGAGCTTCGCTGGCCTCCAGAGGAGTTTCTTGTCAgcgaggaggaagaagaggatgaagaggagcaaAATGATTGCAGCATGCAAAATGGACAGCCAGCACAGAATTCCCAGCACTAG